Proteins encoded together in one Epinephelus lanceolatus isolate andai-2023 chromosome 4, ASM4190304v1, whole genome shotgun sequence window:
- the LOC144462768 gene encoding unconventional myosin-Ic-like produces MAGFQVSPLVKFTLKAEDWPKWIKRFDRFRVASGLETQAEENGRNVIFETVKFNQRLQETGETADSLITALHCLAEHCCYRALRDEMVRDRLVLSLRDKRLSERLQMDPELTLQKAVTRVKRREQVVASDGVRAMMESALTARDRVGVQDFVLLENYTSEAAFIENLRKRFKENLIYTYIGSVLVSVNPYRELEIYTKNHMERYRGVNFYEVSPHIYAVADNSYRSMRTERKDQCILISGESGVGKTEVSKKILQYYAVTCPASEHVQTVKDRLLQSNPVLEAFGNAKTLRNDNSSRFGKYMDIQFDFKGAPVGGHIINYLLEKSRVVHQNHGERNFHIFYQLIEGGEEDLLRHLGLERNPQQYQYLVKVSVCYFKESVCRV; encoded by the exons ATGGCCGGGTTTCAAGTCTCCCCGCTGGTAAAGTTCACCTTGAAGGCTGAAGACTGGCCTAAATGGATTAAACGCTTCGACAGATTCCGCGTTGCTTCTGGATTGGAGACGCAAGCAGAAGAGAATGGCAGGAATGTGATCTTTGAGACAGTAAAGTTTAATCAGCGGCTTCAAGAAACGGGCGAGACGGCCGACAGTTTGATTACAGCGCTGCACTGCCTGGCGGAGCACTGCTGTTACAGGGCTCTACGTGATGAGATGGTGAGGGACAGACTTGTGCTGAGTCTGCGGGACAAACGCCTATCTGAACGGTTGCAAATGGACCCGGAATTGACGCTACAAAAGGCCGTCACCAGAGTCAAACGGAGAGAGCAG GTGGTGGCTAGTGACGGGGTGCGGGCTATGATGGAGTCGGCCCTGACAGCCAGAGACCGGGTGGGCGTGCAGGACTTTGTCCTGCTGGAGAACTACACCAGCGAGGCGGCCTTCATAGAGAACCTGCGCAAACGCTTCAAAGAGAACCTCATCTAT ACGTACATCGGCTCAGTGCTGGTGTCAGTCAACCCGTACAGAGAGCTGGAGATCTACACCAAGAACCACATGGAGCGATACCGTGGAGTCAACTTTTACGAGGTCTCACCACACAT CTACGCAGTGGCGGACAACTCGTACCGCTCcatgaggacagagagaaaggacCAGTGCATCCTGATCTCTGGGGAGAGCGGCGTCGGGAAGACAGAGGTGTCCAAGAAGATCCTGCAGTACTACGCCGTCACCTGTCCGGCCAGCGAGCACGTGCAGACTGTCAAAGACCGACTGCTGCAGTCCAATCCCGTGCTGGAG GCCTTCGGCAATGCCAAGACGTTGCGTAACGATAACTCGAGCCGCTTTGGCAAGTACATGGACATTCAGTTTGACTTCAAG GGCGCCCCAGTTGGAGGCCACATCATCAACTACCTGCTGGAGAAGTCCCGCGTGGTGCACCAGAACCACGGGGAGCGGAACTTCCACATTTTCTATCAGCTGAtcgagggaggagaggaggacctGCTGAGACACCTGGGCCTGGAGAGGAACCCTCAGCAGTACCAGTACCTGGTCAAAGTAAGTGTCTGCTACTTTAAAGAGTCAGTGTGTAGAGTTTAG